A DNA window from Terriglobia bacterium contains the following coding sequences:
- a CDS encoding inorganic phosphate transporter encodes MVGVTVLFALVFDFLNGFHDAANSIATVVSTRVLSPKLAVAWAAFFNFFAAFLLGTAVAHTIGKGMIRLDVVTQYVVLAGLMGAIVWDLLTWLWGLPTSSSHALIGGYGGAAVTRAWILSGNLHSAWGVIIPGGWTKTLTFIVVAPLMGLVLGFGFMVAVSWLFYRKSPQQVDGWFRKLQLLSAAAYSLGHGGNDAQKTMGIVAGALYTAGYMSPADLAGNWGKFHWPIILAAHAAIATGTYLGGWRIVHTMGTKITKLKPVGGFCAEAAGAITLFGTALAGIPVSTTHTITGAIVGVGSTNRLSAVRWGVARRIVWAWVLTIPASATVAALTFWIIRLFHPAA; translated from the coding sequence CTGGTCGGTGTAACGGTCCTGTTCGCGCTCGTCTTTGATTTTCTCAATGGCTTCCACGACGCCGCCAACAGCATCGCCACCGTGGTTTCCACGCGTGTGCTTTCCCCCAAGCTGGCGGTTGCCTGGGCGGCGTTCTTCAATTTCTTCGCCGCCTTTCTGCTCGGCACCGCTGTGGCGCACACCATCGGCAAGGGCATGATTCGCCTCGATGTTGTGACCCAGTACGTTGTGCTCGCCGGACTGATGGGCGCAATCGTGTGGGACCTGCTCACCTGGTTGTGGGGCCTGCCGACCTCGTCCTCGCACGCCCTGATCGGCGGTTACGGCGGAGCCGCCGTCACCCGCGCCTGGATCCTATCCGGCAACTTGCACAGCGCCTGGGGGGTCATTATTCCCGGCGGCTGGACCAAGACCCTGACCTTCATCGTCGTGGCCCCGCTGATGGGACTCGTGCTCGGCTTCGGTTTCATGGTCGCGGTTTCCTGGCTGTTCTACAGAAAATCGCCGCAACAGGTGGATGGTTGGTTCCGCAAACTGCAATTGCTGTCGGCCGCCGCCTACAGCCTGGGCCACGGCGGCAACGACGCGCAGAAGACCATGGGCATCGTTGCCGGCGCGCTTTACACCGCCGGCTATATGAGCCCGGCGGACCTGGCAGGGAACTGGGGCAAATTCCATTGGCCCATTATCCTGGCTGCGCATGCCGCCATTGCTACCGGAACCTACCTCGGCGGATGGCGCATCGTGCACACCATGGGCACGAAAATCACCAAGCTGAAGCCGGTAGGCGGCTTCTGTGCCGAGGCGGCCGGCGCCATTACCCTGTTCGGTACCGCCCTGGCCGGCATCCCGGTCAGCACTACCCACACCATCACCGGCGCGATTGTCGGCGTCGGCTCCACGAACCGCCTCTCGGCCGTCCGCTGGGGCGTCGCCCGGCGCATCGTGTGGGCTTGGGTACTCACCATCCCGGCTTCGGCCACCGTCGCCGCCTTGACTTTCTGGATCATCCGCCTGTTCCATCCCGCGGCCTGA
- a CDS encoding DUF47 family protein, with the protein MVRIIPRETKFFELFQDMARNVTDGACLLRGILQNFENVEVQVQKIKDIEHRGDDMTHAIMTKLNQTFITPFDREDIHRLASSLDDVLDFVNAAGQRLVLYKISRIPGPAAELAELVVRQAEELEKAVSLLEKTKHVLEHCVEINRLEDEADRVCRQAIADLFENEKDPIALIKMKELFEVLEMATDKAEDAANVLEAVVLKSA; encoded by the coding sequence ATGGTTCGCATCATTCCCCGCGAAACCAAATTCTTCGAACTGTTCCAAGACATGGCGCGCAACGTCACCGACGGCGCCTGCCTGCTGCGGGGGATTCTTCAGAATTTCGAGAATGTCGAAGTGCAGGTGCAGAAGATCAAGGACATCGAGCATCGCGGCGACGACATGACGCACGCCATCATGACCAAGCTCAACCAGACCTTTATCACCCCCTTCGACCGCGAGGACATTCACCGGCTCGCCTCCTCGCTGGACGACGTGCTCGACTTCGTCAATGCCGCCGGGCAACGGCTCGTGCTCTACAAGATCAGCCGCATTCCAGGTCCCGCCGCCGAACTGGCCGAATTGGTCGTCCGCCAGGCCGAGGAACTCGAAAAGGCGGTTTCGCTGCTGGAAAAGACCAAGCACGTGCTGGAACACTGCGTCGAGATCAACCGCCTGGAAGACGAGGCCGACCGCGTCTGCCGCCAGGCCATTGCCGACTTGTTCGAAAACGAAAAGGATCCGATTGCCCTGATCAAAATGAAAGAGCTGTTCGAGGTACTCGAGATGGCTACCGACAAGGCCGAGGACGCCGCCAATGTCCTGGAAGCGGTGGTCCTGAAGAGCGCCTGA
- a CDS encoding class I SAM-dependent methyltransferase, protein MATNKGVSRGARPYNERFYAAKNEGSYRSATVVLPLVFSIVKPRSVVDVGCGTGTWLRAAEELGVHNSQGYDGSQSNQLCIPQEQFAVADLTRPLQPSRRFDLAICCEVGEHLPADSAQTLIGSLAGFSDVVLFSAAIPGQGGTHHINEQWPAYWQALFRAQGYSAYDFIRASVWNDDRVEFWYRQNTVLYVADPAASRFALPAKTNEVLALVHPALYESQRQKKVLKTFLRNTRQSLARLTGRQG, encoded by the coding sequence ATGGCGACAAACAAAGGAGTCTCCCGGGGAGCGCGTCCTTACAACGAGCGTTTCTACGCCGCCAAGAACGAGGGATCGTATCGCTCGGCTACGGTGGTCCTGCCGCTGGTGTTCTCGATCGTCAAACCGCGCAGCGTGGTTGACGTGGGCTGCGGCACCGGCACTTGGCTGCGCGCGGCGGAGGAGCTGGGCGTACACAACTCTCAGGGCTACGATGGCTCGCAGTCCAACCAGTTGTGCATCCCGCAGGAACAGTTCGCGGTCGCCGACTTGACCCGTCCCCTGCAGCCCTCACGCCGATTTGACCTGGCAATCTGCTGCGAAGTTGGCGAACATCTGCCGGCCGATAGCGCGCAAACTCTGATCGGCAGTCTCGCCGGGTTTTCCGATGTTGTTCTGTTCTCCGCCGCGATCCCAGGACAGGGCGGCACGCACCACATCAACGAGCAGTGGCCGGCGTACTGGCAAGCGCTGTTTCGAGCCCAGGGCTATTCGGCGTACGACTTCATTCGGGCAAGTGTTTGGAATGACGACCGCGTGGAGTTCTGGTACCGGCAAAACACCGTCCTGTACGTCGCCGATCCCGCCGCTTCCCGCTTCGCGCTGCCCGCCAAGACTAATGAGGTGCTTGCCCTGGTTCATCCGGCGCTTTATGAATCACAGCGGCAAAAGAAGGTACTCAAAACGTTTCTTCGCAACACCAGGCAGTCGTTGGCGCGCCTCACCGGTCGGCAGGGCTAA
- a CDS encoding aminotransferase class IV, with amino-acid sequence MHRFVYHNDRVVPVEEVRLSPGQAGLINGWGIFSTVRVYDGVPFALERHYDRLARDAERIQLPLKTPLATVRDAMLAMLQANRAVSACVRIYFILNTIGIWKSDEAFPEVDLIMYAVDVPERVGPTTLSVQEHGRHAAHPLTGTKVTSWLNNAWMVEQAHRRGFDDALLLNERGEVSECTAANIFCIRGGDVATPPLSSGCLAGVSRQILFEESARSGVSISERTLRLEDLYYADEVFITSTTRHVQPISYIEKRAMKQAPGPVTEKLAAFFDSYVKEYVGRAAAAVK; translated from the coding sequence ATGCATAGATTCGTCTATCACAATGACCGTGTCGTTCCCGTGGAAGAGGTGCGGCTGTCGCCGGGACAGGCGGGCCTGATCAACGGCTGGGGGATCTTCAGCACGGTGCGGGTGTACGATGGCGTCCCCTTTGCGCTGGAACGCCATTACGACCGCCTGGCGCGCGATGCCGAGCGCATCCAGCTTCCACTCAAGACCCCTCTCGCTACGGTACGCGACGCCATGCTGGCCATGCTGCAGGCGAACCGGGCGGTGAGCGCGTGCGTCCGCATTTATTTCATCCTGAATACCATCGGAATCTGGAAGAGCGACGAGGCCTTCCCGGAGGTGGACCTGATTATGTACGCCGTGGACGTGCCCGAGCGCGTTGGTCCGACCACGCTCTCGGTGCAGGAACACGGCCGCCACGCCGCGCACCCGCTCACCGGGACCAAGGTAACTTCGTGGCTGAACAACGCGTGGATGGTGGAACAAGCGCACCGCCGCGGCTTCGATGACGCGCTGCTGCTGAACGAGCGCGGCGAGGTCTCCGAGTGCACGGCAGCGAACATTTTCTGCATTCGCGGAGGCGACGTCGCCACACCGCCGTTAAGTTCCGGCTGTCTGGCGGGCGTGAGCCGGCAGATCCTGTTTGAGGAATCAGCCCGCAGCGGCGTGTCGATCTCGGAGCGGACGCTTAGGCTGGAGGACCTTTACTACGCCGACGAGGTCTTCATTACCTCGACCACACGGCACGTTCAGCCGATCAGCTACATCGAGAAACGCGCCATGAAGCAGGCCCCCGGACCCGTCACCGAGAAGCTGGCGGCGTTTTTCGACAGTTATGTGAAGGAATACGTGGGGCGCGCGGCAGCAGCGGTGAAGTGA
- a CDS encoding MerR family transcriptional regulator — MEQSFTSNQVMALTGITARRLQWWDERGLVVPLKQGHRRLYSLDDVAEVAVICDLRRRGFSLQRVRLVIRFLQKEFSKRLVETVTGGSDYHLLTDGKRLFLETSPQQVIDILKNSRQPMFTICLSDTVRQVRAELHSDAARKPRPSGTHSRAKKTVLSGARRLRAGRVS; from the coding sequence ATGGAGCAGAGCTTCACCTCCAATCAGGTCATGGCGCTGACCGGCATCACCGCGCGCCGGCTCCAGTGGTGGGACGAGCGCGGGCTCGTTGTGCCGCTGAAGCAGGGGCATCGCCGCCTGTACTCGCTGGACGACGTCGCGGAAGTCGCGGTCATCTGCGATCTGCGGCGCCGCGGCTTCTCGCTGCAGCGCGTGCGCTTGGTGATCCGCTTCCTGCAGAAGGAATTCAGCAAGCGCCTGGTGGAAACCGTCACCGGCGGCTCCGATTACCACCTGCTGACCGACGGCAAACGCCTGTTCCTGGAAACTTCGCCCCAGCAGGTGATTGACATCCTGAAAAACTCACGCCAACCGATGTTCACCATTTGCCTGAGCGACACGGTGCGGCAGGTCCGCGCCGAGCTGCATTCCGACGCCGCGCGAAAACCGCGCCCGTCGGGCACGCACTCACGTGCGAAAAAGACCGTCCTTTCCGGCGCGCGCCGGTTGCGCGCCGGGCGCGTTTCATAG
- the thiS gene encoding sulfur carrier protein ThiS has translation MRIVINGDEREVEAGDPTLAALVEQLGIKSDRVAVELNREIVARERWLGTRLREGDRLEIVHFVGGGRFSF, from the coding sequence ATGCGCATCGTGATCAATGGCGACGAACGGGAAGTTGAAGCCGGCGATCCCACCCTCGCCGCGCTGGTGGAGCAACTCGGCATCAAGTCCGACCGGGTGGCGGTCGAGCTGAACCGCGAGATCGTCGCCCGCGAACGCTGGCTGGGCACCCGCCTCAGGGAAGGCGATCGTCTGGAAATCGTGCACTTCGTCGGCGGCGGGCGCTTTTCGTTCTGA